The Synergistaceae bacterium genome includes the window CATGCAAAAACCGCAAAAATATTTATAGATACGGCTGGGGCAAAAGTTACGACTGGGGCGCATATGACATAACAACAAATCCCGGCGGCGGAATTTCCTGCAAAATCTCTCATAATAAACAAGAAATGGGAACTCTAAGACTTGCTATATCAGGTGAACACAATATATTAAATTCTTTGGCGGCAATTTCAGCAGCTTATATTAACGGAATAGATTTCGAGACAAGCACGGAGATTCTAAAAAATTTTCACGGTTCAGAACGTCGAATGCAGCTCAAAGGAGTTACAGCAAATAATATAACAATTCTTGACGATTACGCCCATCACCCTGCAGAAATCAGCGCGACTCTTAGGGCAGTACGCGGAATTTATCCCGGAAAAAGAATTATAGTTTTGTATCAGCCTCACAGATTTTCACGGACTGCGATTTTTGCCGAAGATATTGCGAATTCTTTAAACTTGGCCGACGAAATTTATTTATTGCCCGTTTATGCAGCAAGTGAGCAGGAAATCCCGCACAGTTCAGCGCAGGAAATTATTAGATTCAGCAAGAAAATTATAACGCTCGTAAATTTTGATGACGCAATTGATTTTATCAGGCCGGAATTAAAGGCAGACGATATATTTATTACAATGGGAGCGGGCGATGTTTACAAAATCGGTGAAAAGTTTTTGAGTTAAAATTTTAGAGTTTGATTTTATTTAGGGTATAATTACTTAAAATTTATCAGGGATATTTAACGAGAAATAAATATGTTATTAACTAGTTTGCAAAATATTAACGAGAATAAGCCATTAAGAGATTTATGCACGCTCGGTGTCGGAGGGAATGCAAAATATTTCGCTGCTCCTGAGTCAGTGAGTGAGTTTGTAAAAATTTTACTGGCTTCAAAAAATGAAAATCTGCCCGTTTATGTAATCGGCGGAGGGAGTAATTTAATTTTTCCTGATTCTATGATTGACGGCCTCGTTATAGCGACTGGGAATTTAAGCGCAATTAACTGGTCAGAAAATTTTATAGAGATTCAATCAGGTTATAAGCTGCCTTTGCTCGTTAAAAATTTTCGTGATAAGAATCTCGGCGGGCTTGAGTTTGCTGCGGGAATTCCCGGAACACTGGGAGGCGCGATTTACGGCAATGCAGGAACGTCAGGACATGGAATTTGCGAACTAGTAGAAAGCGTTTTGACTCTTGACTCAACTGGTAATCTAAAAATTTTCAGTGCAGATGATTTCAGCTTTGAATATCGTAAATGTTCGCTGGCTGACGAGAAAATAATAATAATTTCGGCAAAAATAAGACTCGATAATGCTTTATCATGGAACGAAGACGAATATCAAAAAGTTTTATCGAGCCGGAAAAATCAGCCGTTAAATTTCAGGTCGGCCGGGTGTACGTTTAAGAATCCTGCTGGGTTTTCTGCGGGGAAGTTATTAGATGACTGCGGCTGTAAAAATATTTCTGTCGGCGGTGCTGTAGTATCTGATAAACACGCAAATTTTATATTAAATATTAATAACGCGTCATATTCTGATATAGTTAATTTGATAGAAATTTGCCGCAGAAAAGTTTTGACTCTCACGGGGATAAATTTAGAGCAAGAAATAAAGATTGCTGCCCCGTGCTTTGTGCGACAGTGAGTTTGCTGTGCGTTTACGCCTTAGAGCTTTTATGCTGATAGTATTTATTCTCGGCGGGTCCATGCGCCTAAATGAATATAGATTCTGGTTCGCCCTGAAAAATTATCACGTTGAGGCTCAATCTCAAGAACTTGAGCGGCGTTTATGGGAAGTATTCCCGAATCGGTGTATAACTTTCTGGCCGTATTTATTAAAAGATTCGGAGGGAATCAAAGAATTTCTTGAGCGCGATTTGCCAGTAACAGTAAATACAAACATGACAGGACTAGGGCATTTCGAGACAAAATTACAGTGGCTCCCGGCGTGGATAAAAGTAGAATGGCGCGGCAAAATATGGTGTATTTCACGAGACGGCCGAATGTGGGAGTCAGAAAAAGGCCGCCCAAATGAGGAATCAGCAGGACGCGTAATCTGGAAGATTCCGGAGCAGGGCAATAATAATAAACAAGTTCCGTTATTTGGAGTCTTCAGATCGCCGATTTCAACGGATATAATTGCGTCATTCATGGAAGAGTTTAAGGGCTTCAAATGGTATGACACAGCCAGCGAAATTACATGGGAACGCCGTGCAGGAATGGATTTATTTGTCCTGAAACTCTCACAGGGGAGTCAAAATTTTGTGCTTTATTTACAGCGTGAAAAATATCGCGGTCAAGATGTCGGCGAAATTATAGAAGATTTATTTTCCCGCTTAATAAGTGAGGGCGGGAGTCATATAATAGACGCAACATATGAGGGGAAAATTTTATTGCGTAATTTATAATATAGATAAATTTTTAGAGAGAGGGAATTAGATAAAATGCCGGTAAAATCTGACAGTCTTCTAGTAGGACTGAGTATGGGAACAACGAAAACTACAATGATAGTCGCCGAGAGAGATCGCGATTATCCTGATTCAGTGCACGTAATAGGATTCGGGGACGCACCTTCACGCGGAATTTCACGCGGCGTAATTGTAAATATTCAGGAAGCCCAGCAGTCCGTAACGAAAGCACTTCAGGACGCGCAAGGAATGACCGGCATATCATCAAGAAAATTAAGCAATGTAGTAGTCGCATTTAACGCTATGGATATTAAAAGCGAATCGAGTCACGGATTTATAACTCTTCCCGGAATGTCAAGCGCAAGAGAGTCAAAATCTGTAGAACGCAAAGATTTAGACAGGCTTATAGGCCGCGCTCGTGAAGATTTAAACGTGAATTTACGCAATAATTTATACTCTCTTCACATGATCCCGACTAGTTACGAACTTGACGGCCGCCCGGTTGATGAGCCTTTGAACATGAACGGAAATAGACTCGATATGTGGCTGCAAACTGTAGCAGTGCCGATTAATCACGTTCAGAATGTAAGAGACTGCGTGCGTAAGGCCGGGCTTGAAGTTAAGGGATTAATATTAAAGCCTCTTGCTTCGTCATTAGGTGCTGTCTATGAAGAAGAAATGCGTTCGGGCTGTATTTCGATTTGTATAGGCGGCGGCACAACTGGAATCGTGCTTTATAGGGGCGGGCGGGCTTTCAGAGTTATAAGCATACCAATCGGCGGAGATCATATTAAGAGCGATTTGGCTACAGTTTTGCATATGCACCCTGGGCAGGC containing:
- the murC gene encoding UDP-N-acetylmuramate--L-alanine ligase, giving the protein MNNVHLMGIGGSGMSALANLLKAHGLNVTGCDLKESSYHLDNNIPCVIGHSPEHINIYKPDALIISSAINHDNPELIAAKNQGIKILSRAQALSELFNKYNGIGIAGAHGKTTTSSMTGLIFMKAGLNPTIYIGANVPDLGSNSISGTGQFFIAELDESDGTFELFTPSTAIITNADWDHVDHYKTRDEVIEAFTRFADGRKDSLIICAEDEGAAKVFDSCKNRKNIYRYGWGKSYDWGAYDITTNPGGGISCKISHNKQEMGTLRLAISGEHNILNSLAAISAAYINGIDFETSTEILKNFHGSERRMQLKGVTANNITILDDYAHHPAEISATLRAVRGIYPGKRIIVLYQPHRFSRTAIFAEDIANSLNLADEIYLLPVYAASEQEIPHSSAQEIIRFSKKIITLVNFDDAIDFIRPELKADDIFITMGAGDVYKIGEKFLS
- the murB gene encoding UDP-N-acetylmuramate dehydrogenase, translating into MLLTSLQNINENKPLRDLCTLGVGGNAKYFAAPESVSEFVKILLASKNENLPVYVIGGGSNLIFPDSMIDGLVIATGNLSAINWSENFIEIQSGYKLPLLVKNFRDKNLGGLEFAAGIPGTLGGAIYGNAGTSGHGICELVESVLTLDSTGNLKIFSADDFSFEYRKCSLADEKIIIISAKIRLDNALSWNEDEYQKVLSSRKNQPLNFRSAGCTFKNPAGFSAGKLLDDCGCKNISVGGAVVSDKHANFILNINNASYSDIVNLIEICRRKVLTLTGINLEQEIKIAAPCFVRQ
- the ftsA gene encoding cell division protein FtsA, which gives rise to MPVKSDSLLVGLSMGTTKTTMIVAERDRDYPDSVHVIGFGDAPSRGISRGVIVNIQEAQQSVTKALQDAQGMTGISSRKLSNVVVAFNAMDIKSESSHGFITLPGMSSARESKSVERKDLDRLIGRAREDLNVNLRNNLYSLHMIPTSYELDGRPVDEPLNMNGNRLDMWLQTVAVPINHVQNVRDCVRKAGLEVKGLILKPLASSLGAVYEEEMRSGCISICIGGGTTGIVLYRGGRAFRVISIPIGGDHIKSDLATVLHMHPGQAEQLKKIIFTSNPEELRSEGIDVDLAVQVILARVEELFGDYVRAALAECTPQHFPSGIILSGGVSKTPGIENILADILQMPVRKVSEPIYPLSYGLDNPAYVSAAGILKYCLIKESDPYVFMDAEQFNNRTRNRDNRDDNNNNDEFDGVETEEIDEPERNDRPEREEPRPIKREREKTRQRDYNDEPDYYDSGNDEDGYDNEDYDDDDRPKENNLREAIGNFMTRLRGLF